A part of Brevinematales bacterium genomic DNA contains:
- a CDS encoding adenine phosphoribosyltransferase, with protein MDYKKIIRDVPDYPKPGILFKDLTTLWQDAAAFKESIEQLARQYVGKGIKKVVGAESRGFIVGAVAAYILGVGFVPVRKKGKLPAPVISEKYALEYGEAEIEIHKDAIEKGEKVLIVDDLLATGGTCGAIVKLVEKLGGEVAGAAFLVELEFLKGREQIEVPVFSLIKYE; from the coding sequence ATGGATTACAAGAAGATTATTCGCGATGTGCCCGATTACCCGAAGCCGGGAATCCTTTTCAAGGATTTGACCACTTTATGGCAGGACGCCGCCGCGTTTAAGGAAAGTATCGAACAGCTTGCACGCCAGTATGTAGGCAAGGGTATTAAGAAAGTAGTCGGCGCGGAATCCCGCGGGTTTATAGTCGGCGCGGTCGCGGCGTATATCCTCGGCGTGGGATTTGTTCCGGTGCGCAAGAAGGGGAAACTCCCCGCCCCGGTCATATCGGAGAAGTATGCGCTGGAGTACGGCGAGGCGGAGATCGAGATACACAAGGACGCGATAGAAAAGGGCGAGAAGGTGCTGATTGTGGACGATCTCCTCGCGACCGGCGGAACCTGCGGCGCTATCGTGAAGCTGGTGGAAAAGCTCGGCGGCGAGGTCGCGGGCGCGGCGTTTCTGGTGGAGCTCGAGTTCCTCAAGGGGCGCGAGCAGATAGAAGTCCCGGTATTCTCGCTGATAAAATATGAGTGA
- a CDS encoding DUF1295 domain-containing protein, whose translation MTGEISMMMIIFGSFLFTVLYMISIQPASLEKRMGEEAYKFCGRMRILAMVFEMAVVAGYILFPFGDKLNIRLSSEPTVLIVIGSVFTAATFALMMVGIMHAGAEAARPSKDSAMYGGIYRFMRHPQSLGEMLMWFGAAMILNSLTLLIYSIVWIPVFVAFNVLEENDLSIRFGEKYVEYTRKVGMFWPKGK comes from the coding sequence ATGACCGGCGAAATCAGTATGATGATGATTATTTTCGGGTCGTTCCTGTTCACAGTGTTGTATATGATCAGCATCCAGCCCGCATCGCTTGAAAAACGGATGGGCGAGGAGGCGTACAAGTTCTGCGGGAGGATGCGGATACTCGCGATGGTATTCGAGATGGCCGTTGTCGCGGGATATATCCTTTTCCCGTTCGGCGATAAGCTGAATATCCGGCTATCCTCCGAGCCGACAGTCCTCATCGTTATCGGGAGCGTGTTCACCGCGGCGACATTCGCGCTGATGATGGTGGGTATCATGCACGCCGGGGCCGAGGCCGCGCGCCCGTCGAAGGACTCCGCGATGTACGGCGGTATCTATCGATTCATGCGGCATCCCCAGTCGCTCGGCGAGATGCTGATGTGGTTCGGCGCCGCGATGATCCTGAACAGCCTCACCCTGCTGATCTACTCGATCGTGTGGATACCCGTGTTCGTCGCGTTCAACGTGCTCGAGGAGAACGACCTTTCGATCCGCTTCGGCGAGAAGTATGTGGAGTATACCCGGAAGGTCGGGATGTTCTGGCCGAAAGGGAAATAA
- a CDS encoding YbaN family protein, with translation MKILYITLGSLSLATGVVGIFIPGLPTTPFLLLAVSLYAKSSERLHNWLINHKVFGKYIREYRERKAIRLKYKVISISMMWTMIGISMFLIDNWIVRGIVAAAGITGTIVLLRIPTYKED, from the coding sequence ATAAAAATACTCTATATTACGCTGGGAAGCCTGTCGTTGGCAACCGGGGTAGTCGGGATATTTATTCCCGGCCTGCCGACAACGCCCTTTCTCCTGCTCGCGGTATCGTTGTACGCGAAGAGTTCGGAACGCCTGCATAACTGGCTTATCAATCATAAGGTATTCGGGAAATATATCCGGGAGTACCGCGAACGGAAGGCAATCCGCCTGAAATATAAAGTCATATCGATTTCGATGATGTGGACGATGATCGGGATATCCATGTTCCTGATCGATAACTGGATCGTACGCGGGATAGTGGCGGCGGCGGGTATTACCGGGACGATAGTCCTTCTCAGGATTCCCACCTATAAAGAGGACTAG
- the recN gene encoding DNA repair protein RecN, with the protein MIDRIFIKNYAIIDTLELDFGTGFHAFTGETGAGKSIIVGALGLLLGEKGDSAVIRTGSDRAVIEASFTVNDAYTRERLAEMNIDASEGLIIRREVAADGGKSRAFVNGMQETLTRISEIGQWLLDIHGQHDHQLLLQQKVHIDILDSYGGLWDDRRKTGVIYAELNAKLAAKAELEIDEKKLAEEKVYWDTAVKDITLAKLADGEEEELAEQLKRMEHAEQIQTALNGAYGKLYQEELSVSGRLAKALGDLNPISGIDPKYAELAEILENASAQVGEAVKLVSEYMDEVDYDTGKMDGLTDRLELIKDLKRKYRMQSIAELNAYCAECSAKLGRFENRAAEIGKIDKEIADVKRRLIDACLELSRKRQDAGKKLALAVKTELAFLGMEKSEFIAGISYIKDEASPIRINDRAVKVGLAGIDYVEFMISPNPGEEPKPLRKIASGGEISRVMLALKSILAGNDSIETLIFDEIDVGIGGVTANHVAEKIRELARSRQLIVITHLPQIAAKSNAHYYVAKDVRDGKTFTQVRRLEDAERVNEVARMLGGETDTSMAHAREMLAGK; encoded by the coding sequence CTCGGCCTGCTTTTAGGCGAAAAGGGCGACTCGGCGGTCATCCGTACCGGGAGCGACCGCGCCGTGATCGAAGCATCGTTTACCGTGAACGACGCCTATACCCGCGAACGGCTCGCCGAGATGAATATCGACGCGTCGGAGGGGCTGATTATCCGCCGGGAGGTAGCCGCCGACGGCGGCAAGAGCCGCGCGTTTGTCAACGGGATGCAGGAGACCTTGACGCGGATATCCGAGATCGGGCAATGGCTCCTCGATATCCACGGCCAGCACGACCACCAGCTCCTTCTCCAGCAGAAGGTGCATATCGATATCCTCGACTCCTACGGCGGACTATGGGACGACCGCCGGAAGACCGGCGTGATCTACGCCGAACTGAACGCGAAACTCGCGGCGAAGGCGGAGCTCGAGATCGACGAGAAAAAGCTCGCAGAAGAGAAGGTGTACTGGGATACCGCGGTGAAGGATATTACATTAGCGAAGCTCGCCGACGGGGAAGAGGAAGAACTCGCCGAACAGCTCAAGCGGATGGAGCACGCCGAGCAGATACAGACCGCGCTGAACGGGGCGTACGGCAAACTCTACCAGGAGGAGTTGTCGGTGAGCGGGCGGCTCGCGAAGGCGCTCGGCGACCTGAACCCGATCAGCGGGATTGACCCGAAGTACGCCGAGCTCGCGGAGATTCTGGAGAACGCGTCCGCGCAGGTGGGCGAGGCGGTCAAACTGGTCTCCGAGTATATGGACGAAGTCGATTACGACACCGGGAAGATGGACGGCCTGACCGACCGTCTCGAACTGATAAAAGACCTCAAGCGAAAATACAGGATGCAGTCGATCGCGGAACTGAACGCGTACTGCGCGGAATGCTCGGCGAAGCTCGGGCGTTTCGAGAACCGCGCGGCGGAGATCGGGAAGATCGACAAGGAGATCGCGGACGTCAAGCGCCGCCTGATCGACGCATGCCTCGAACTCTCGCGGAAACGTCAGGACGCGGGGAAAAAGCTCGCGCTCGCGGTAAAGACCGAACTCGCCTTCCTCGGGATGGAGAAATCGGAGTTTATCGCGGGGATCAGCTATATCAAGGACGAAGCCAGCCCGATCCGTATCAACGACCGCGCGGTCAAGGTAGGGCTCGCGGGCATCGATTACGTGGAATTTATGATATCGCCGAACCCCGGCGAGGAACCCAAGCCCCTGCGCAAGATCGCGTCGGGCGGCGAAATATCGCGCGTCATGCTCGCGCTCAAATCCATCCTCGCGGGCAACGATTCCATCGAGACCCTGATATTCGACGAGATCGATGTCGGTATCGGCGGAGTGACCGCCAATCATGTCGCGGAGAAGATACGCGAACTCGCGCGCTCCCGGCAGTTAATCGTCATCACGCATCTCCCTCAGATCGCGGCGAAGTCGAACGCGCATTACTATGTCGCGAAGGACGTGCGGGACGGGAAAACGTTTACGCAGGTGCGGCGGCTCGAGGACGCGGAGCGTGTGAACGAGGTGGCGCGGATGCTCGGCGGCGAGACCGACACGTCTATGGCGCACGCGCGGGAAATGCTTGCGGGGAAGTGA
- a CDS encoding DUF86 domain-containing protein, with translation MKREYLDFLTDITESANAIHSFIEGINQTDFEDDKKTLFAVIHAIEIIGEAANRVPKEIKDRYQEIPWRDIVSMRNRLIHEYFGVNIPLVWESVKKEIPELCMKIEKILEVEKKNK, from the coding sequence GTGAAGCGTGAATATCTGGATTTCCTTACTGATATAACAGAATCTGCCAATGCAATTCATAGCTTTATCGAAGGAATCAATCAAACGGATTTTGAGGATGATAAAAAAACGTTGTTTGCCGTAATTCACGCGATTGAGATAATCGGCGAGGCTGCAAACAGGGTTCCGAAAGAAATAAAAGACCGTTATCAGGAAATACCGTGGCGGGATATTGTTTCAATGAGAAACCGGTTGATACACGAATACTTTGGAGTAAATATCCCTTTAGTGTGGGAATCGGTGAAAAAAGAAATACCGGAATTGTGTATGAAGATTGAAAAAATCCTTGAAGTAGAGAAGAAAAATAAATAG
- a CDS encoding NUDIX domain-containing protein produces MDSEKIFHAAVKALLFCRGKFLLIERGEGARDRAGLMEMPGGRMEFGETPEDALRREVREETGVHPLEILTVLFAWTYFPRENEQTVGVTYLCRTDDPSVTLSAEHSRYAWIDETELNLHRVIDMVRTDLTHIDWAGIRKMYDL; encoded by the coding sequence ATGGATAGCGAGAAGATATTCCACGCGGCGGTAAAGGCGTTATTGTTCTGCCGGGGGAAATTTCTGCTGATCGAACGCGGCGAGGGCGCGCGCGACAGGGCGGGGCTGATGGAAATGCCCGGCGGACGGATGGAGTTCGGCGAGACCCCCGAGGACGCGCTGAGGCGCGAGGTGCGCGAGGAAACAGGGGTGCACCCCCTCGAGATACTTACCGTGCTATTCGCGTGGACCTATTTCCCGCGTGAGAACGAACAGACGGTCGGGGTAACCTACCTCTGCCGCACGGACGACCCGTCGGTAACCCTGTCCGCGGAGCATTCCCGTTACGCATGGATCGACGAAACCGAACTGAACCTCCACAGGGTGATCGATATGGTGCGTACCGATTTGACGCATATCGATTGGGCGGGCATCAGGAAAATGTACGATTTATAA
- a CDS encoding zinc metallopeptidase has protein sequence MPLFINAILRHFYWIDAACLVFIPAIILCLWAHFTIKRNYRIQRDIESKHEKIGSQVVKELLKSEGVKDIEIKIMPGLLTDHYNDDEKTLGLSTDVYYGDSIMAIGVAAHEAGHAIQYARHPGGIRLRNLALVPVNIAANLSIPFIALGLIFSFELVGKAGIYLFFFAVCFHLLTLPLELQASNIAFELLEKKHSFEPEEKEGIRHVLHSAALTYLAYTPMAFIHLVRLIVFSSRS, from the coding sequence GTGCCGCTTTTTATCAACGCTATCCTCCGCCATTTTTACTGGATCGACGCGGCTTGTCTAGTGTTTATTCCCGCCATTATCCTTTGTTTATGGGCGCACTTCACTATCAAACGAAACTACCGTATCCAGCGCGATATAGAATCCAAGCATGAAAAGATCGGTTCGCAGGTCGTGAAGGAACTCCTGAAATCCGAGGGAGTCAAGGATATCGAGATCAAGATCATGCCCGGGCTATTGACCGACCATTATAACGACGACGAAAAGACGCTGGGGCTTTCCACCGACGTGTACTACGGCGACTCGATTATGGCGATCGGGGTCGCGGCGCACGAGGCCGGCCATGCGATCCAGTACGCGCGTCACCCGGGAGGTATCCGTCTGCGGAATCTCGCGCTCGTCCCGGTGAATATCGCCGCCAACCTGTCCATCCCGTTCATCGCGCTCGGCCTGATATTCAGTTTCGAGCTGGTCGGCAAGGCCGGTATCTATCTGTTTTTCTTCGCGGTGTGCTTCCATCTCCTGACTCTCCCGCTGGAACTGCAGGCCAGCAACATCGCGTTCGAACTGCTGGAAAAGAAACATTCGTTCGAGCCGGAGGAAAAGGAGGGTATCCGCCATGTGCTCCATTCCGCCGCGCTGACCTACCTTGCCTATACCCCGATGGCGTTCATCCATCTCGTCCGTCTTATCGTCTTTTCCAGCCGCTCATAA
- a CDS encoding redoxin domain-containing protein produces the protein MPLEPTLKPGDVAPDFILKDQDGKETALSSMRGKKALLSFHPLAFTGVCEIQMRTLELKFAALAELNTVAFGISVDSVPCKKAWADAMGMTRTRMLADFWPHGEVAKKYGVFVESAGFSGRVNIVIDENGNIAMVKVYDKPEIPDIEAVLKFLKG, from the coding sequence ATGCCGCTCGAACCGACGTTAAAACCGGGCGATGTCGCGCCGGATTTCATACTGAAGGATCAGGACGGGAAGGAAACCGCGCTTTCGTCGATGCGGGGTAAGAAGGCGCTGCTGTCGTTCCACCCGCTCGCGTTCACGGGGGTCTGCGAGATCCAGATGCGGACGCTCGAACTCAAGTTCGCCGCGCTCGCGGAGCTGAACACCGTAGCGTTCGGCATCAGCGTGGACAGCGTGCCGTGCAAGAAGGCGTGGGCGGATGCGATGGGGATGACGCGCACCCGCATGCTCGCGGACTTCTGGCCCCACGGCGAGGTCGCGAAAAAATACGGGGTGTTTGTCGAGAGCGCGGGGTTCTCCGGCCGGGTGAACATCGTGATCGACGAGAACGGGAATATCGCGATGGTGAAGGTGTACGATAAGCCCGAAATCCCCGATATCGAGGCCGTGCTGAAGTTCCTGAAGGGGTAA
- a CDS encoding ImmA/IrrE family metallo-endopeptidase — protein MIRKMSYEDYRRTAYAFIEKVGMNNCTDLPLDIEIMIDIAGHNIIGIHDLRKRFRTKGVVLKTIDGFDIAIDYDHWMGEKDEIYYRATLAEELAHILIHSYLYDKAKTLEDSIRVKNGKNDEEYKIQEQQARNVASFLLLPDWIFNEYVLKHIEKNIDFYKKEYFFDKENLIYAISVKLEKELCLSSYWISNIILYRYPNLLIDKILEQFGNELL, from the coding sequence TTGATTAGAAAGATGTCATACGAAGATTACCGACGCACCGCATATGCTTTTATAGAAAAGGTCGGGATGAATAATTGTACAGACTTACCTTTAGATATTGAAATTATGATTGATATTGCGGGGCATAATATTATCGGGATTCACGATCTGCGAAAAAGATTCAGAACAAAAGGTGTAGTATTAAAAACAATTGACGGTTTCGATATAGCGATCGATTATGATCATTGGATGGGTGAAAAAGATGAAATTTATTATCGGGCTACACTTGCTGAAGAATTGGCACATATCCTAATTCATTCCTACCTCTATGATAAAGCAAAAACGCTAGAGGATTCTATAAGGGTGAAAAACGGGAAAAACGATGAGGAATATAAAATACAGGAACAACAAGCTCGTAATGTTGCTAGCTTCCTTTTACTACCAGACTGGATTTTTAATGAATATGTATTAAAACACATTGAAAAGAACATCGATTTTTATAAGAAAGAGTACTTTTTTGATAAGGAAAATTTAATTTATGCAATAAGCGTTAAACTTGAGAAAGAACTTTGTCTTTCAAGTTATTGGATATCTAATATTATTCTCTATAGATATCCAAATCTTCTTATTGACAAGATTCTTGAACAATTTGGAAATGAGTTACTTTAA
- a CDS encoding helix-turn-helix domain-containing protein: protein MKFGEYLKLIRLENEITLRRLAKTTGIDAAYLSRVERSVSPAPQKADILNKLIEALKVSGEQETKFRDLSAAENGEYPNDIKNELKENRAIPILLRTINNKKLTDQEIKDLTELINREY, encoded by the coding sequence ATGAAATTTGGGGAATATTTAAAATTAATTCGACTCGAAAATGAAATAACACTCAGACGATTAGCGAAAACAACCGGAATAGACGCTGCTTATCTTTCAAGGGTGGAAAGATCGGTAAGTCCTGCTCCTCAAAAAGCAGATATTTTAAACAAATTAATTGAAGCGTTAAAAGTATCAGGCGAGCAAGAGACGAAATTTCGTGATCTTTCTGCAGCTGAAAACGGGGAATATCCGAACGATATAAAAAATGAACTTAAAGAGAATAGAGCTATTCCAATTTTGTTAAGAACAATAAACAATAAAAAATTGACTGACCAAGAAATTAAAGATTTAACAGAACTTATTAATAGAGAATATTGA
- a CDS encoding nucleotidyltransferase family protein, with protein sequence MKRLEEIMRILSERKQFLEREYHIREIGVFGSYVNGNPTQESDLDVLVSFSEMPGLLEFCHIQNELGDMLDVKIDLVLKDTLKPYIGTHILDEVKYL encoded by the coding sequence ATGAAACGCCTCGAAGAGATCATGCGTATTCTTTCGGAGAGGAAACAATTTTTAGAGCGTGAGTACCATATTCGGGAAATCGGTGTGTTCGGGTCTTATGTGAACGGTAATCCGACTCAGGAAAGCGATCTGGATGTACTGGTGTCATTTTCGGAAATGCCAGGCCTTCTGGAATTCTGCCATATTCAGAACGAACTCGGCGATATGTTGGATGTTAAAATCGATCTTGTGCTGAAGGATACGCTCAAGCCTTATATCGGAACGCATATTTTGGATGAGGTAAAGTACCTGTGA
- a CDS encoding type II toxin-antitoxin system HicB family antitoxin — protein sequence MRQVVIYPGEDGYWVAECPSLPGCISQGKTKEETIENIREAIEVYIEALSEDNLPIPSEKFDTFVIAV from the coding sequence ATGCGGCAGGTTGTTATTTATCCGGGTGAAGATGGATACTGGGTGGCGGAATGTCCCAGTTTACCGGGATGCATCAGCCAGGGCAAAACGAAAGAGGAAACGATAGAAAATATACGCGAGGCGATTGAAGTGTATATCGAAGCGCTGAGTGAGGATAATCTTCCAATTCCGTCGGAAAAATTCGATACCTTCGTAATCGCGGTATGA
- the pta gene encoding phosphate acetyltransferase, producing MLDFKGKILGIARENPRRLVLPEGRDIRVLRAAEMCIKEKIVSELYLLGDPDELTKQAKDEGISLSGIYLRDPKKSEKLEKYSGIFYEKRKHKGMTEEEAHKTLSDEVYYGAMMLKQGEVDAMVSGSLTPTAKTVRASILIVQPKEGVKTVSSCFAMIVPNTVYGYNGAFIYADCGVVPEPNSEQLVDIAISSAESARKLLGVDPVVAFLSFSTKGSADAPSITKVRDAVELLKQRNPDFLFDGEMQFDAAVVPFIAESKAPGSPAAGKANTMIFPDLNAGNISYKITQRLCGAEAYGPLLQGLSKPVNDLSRGASPVDIFIVSAITIAQSL from the coding sequence ATGCTCGATTTTAAGGGAAAAATATTGGGTATTGCGCGGGAAAATCCGAGACGTTTGGTTCTGCCGGAGGGGCGTGATATTCGTGTTTTACGCGCGGCGGAAATGTGCATCAAGGAAAAAATCGTGTCGGAGCTCTATCTCCTCGGCGACCCCGACGAATTGACCAAGCAGGCGAAGGACGAGGGGATTTCCCTGAGCGGCATCTATCTCCGCGACCCGAAAAAGTCGGAAAAACTGGAGAAGTATTCGGGCATATTCTACGAGAAGCGTAAACATAAAGGGATGACCGAGGAAGAAGCGCACAAAACTCTTTCCGACGAGGTTTATTACGGCGCGATGATGCTCAAACAGGGCGAGGTCGACGCGATGGTTTCGGGGAGTCTCACACCTACCGCGAAGACGGTACGCGCGTCCATACTCATCGTTCAGCCCAAGGAAGGGGTGAAGACGGTATCGAGCTGTTTCGCGATGATTGTCCCGAACACGGTGTACGGCTATAACGGGGCGTTTATTTACGCCGACTGCGGCGTTGTCCCCGAGCCGAACAGCGAGCAGTTGGTCGATATAGCGATCTCGTCCGCAGAAAGCGCCCGCAAACTCCTCGGTGTCGATCCGGTAGTGGCGTTCCTGTCGTTCTCGACCAAAGGGAGCGCGGATGCCCCGTCGATAACTAAGGTACGCGACGCGGTGGAATTGCTGAAGCAGCGCAACCCGGATTTCCTGTTCGACGGGGAGATGCAGTTCGACGCGGCGGTCGTGCCGTTTATCGCGGAGAGTAAGGCGCCCGGATCGCCCGCGGCGGGTAAGGCGAACACGATGATATTCCCCGACCTCAACGCGGGAAATATCAGCTATAAGATCACCCAGCGTTTATGCGGAGCCGAGGCGTACGGCCCGCTCCTGCAGGGGCTTTCCAAACCGGTCAACGACCTTTCGAGAGGCGCGTCACCGGTGGATATTTTTATCGTATCGGCAATCACTATCGCCCAGTCATTATAA